Proteins encoded together in one Impatiens glandulifera chromosome 1, dImpGla2.1, whole genome shotgun sequence window:
- the LOC124918380 gene encoding uncharacterized protein LOC124918380 isoform X3 → MSSKPCEECNQKCKLHQGNSPNVPDIISFFKVMFDTDSSKILFLPPKVARKVTNLVDKEIQLEDVNKQICKVVLSIVDGKLAFQEGWNDFWKKHNLKIGDLLVFKLKQPCRFLIKVFDQSGCPKLIFSKNDSNKRKRPNDPQAHTSSAPSKKRNSAMDETNVSIPVDKNTVAASGTKLSDDVIFMLYRDAAGHNEDVDQRISLFDLSSFEQQKSSTAIEQQAKKDATTVVGPCSKLSVAVKTSRLIDNNTDKAAIPANANYSKKLEECKKTPSTIPAKANYSKKLEESNKKPSSSTFPATANNSIKLEVCNKTPSRSIDTLRGNALTSRLIGNNNDNAAIPSNNSKKLEECNKTPSRSTIPNNSKKLEECNKTPLKSTDTLRGNAQTRKEDPVQAIDNNIVTGEDKNEVFRVPVKREPESSSRRLEELPIPTKEEGKQIKLRGFDGKLWPVFYTNTNTMGNGWNEFTEANNIGPNEFCVFKSDSNPDIYSLWRGGFTMSK, encoded by the exons ATGAGTAGTAAACCATGTGAAGAATGCAATCAGAAATGTAAACTACATCAAGGAAACTCCCCAAATGTACCTGATATTATCTCCTTTTTCAAAGTGATGTTCGATACTGATTCCTCAAAAATTCTG TTCCTGCCCCCTAAAGTTGCTAGAAAAGTCACGAACTTGGTTGATAAGGAAATTCAGCTTGAAGACGTCAACAAACAAATCTGTAAGGTGGTATTATCCATTGTTGATGGAAAATTGGCATTTCAAGAGGGATGGAATGATTTTTGGAAAAAACATAACCTGAAAATTGGCGATTTACTagttttcaagttgaaacagCCTTGTCGTTTCTTAATCAAAGTTTTCGATCAAAGTGGTTGTCCTAAACTTATCTTCTCAAAAAACGACTCTAATAAAAGGAAAAGACCTAACGATCCTCAAGCCCATACAAGTAGTGCTCCCTCGAAAAAGCGTAATTCAGCAATGGACGAAACCAATGTGAGTATCCCGGTTGATAAAAACACTGTTGCTGCTTCTGGAACTAAGTTATCAGATGACGTGATTTTTATGCTATATCGAGATGCTGCTGGACACAATGAAGATGTTGATCAAAGAATCTCCTTATTTGACTTATCGAGTTTCGAGCAACAGAAAAGTTCTACTGCAATTGAACAACAAGCTAAAAAAGATGCCACCACAGTTGTTGGGCCATGTAGTAAGCTATCTGTTGCTGTAAAGACTTCGAGACTTATTGACAATAATACTGATAAGGCAGCAATTCCCGCAAATGCGAATTATTCGAAAAAACTAGAGGAATGCAAAAAGACTCCTTCGA CAATTCCCGCAAAGGCGAATTATTCAAAGAAGCTAGAGGAATCCAACAAGAAGCCTTCAAGTTCGA CATTTCCCGCAACTGCGAATAATTCAATAAAGCTAGAGGTATGCAACAAGACACCTTCGAGATCGA TTGACACTTTACGAGGCAATGCTCTGACTTCGAGACTTATTGgcaataataatgataatgcAGCAATTCCCTCAAATAATTCGAAGAAGCTAGAGGAATGCAACAAGACGCCTTCAAGATCGA CAATTCCGAATAATTCAAAGAAGCTAGAGGAATGCAACAAGACGCCTTTGAAATCGA CTGACACTTTACGAGGCAATGCTCAGACCCGCAAAGAAGATCCTGTTCAGGCAATTGACAATAATATTGTAACAG GGGAGGATAAAAATGAAGTTTTTAGGGTGCCAGTGAAAAGAGAACCCGAG AGTTCATCGAGGAGGCTGGAAGAACTTCCGATTCCTACCAAGGAGGAAGGGAAGCAGATTAAGCTGAGAGGATTCGATGGTAAACTATGGCCTGTGTTTTATACAAATACCAATACTATGGGAAATGGATGGAATGAATTTACGGAGGCAAATAACATCGGACCTAatgaattttgtgttttcaAATCCGATAGTAATCCCGATATCTATAGTTTGTGGCGCGGCGGTTTTACCATGTCGAAATga
- the LOC124920417 gene encoding elongator complex protein 3, which yields MAATATAETRRMPKPGRGGVVSLGLSEEEARVRAIAEIVNNMVELSRTGENVDLNALKSAACRKYGLSRAPKLVEMIAALPESERESLLPKLRAKPVRTASGIAVVAVMSKPHRCPHIATTGNICVYCPGGPDSDFEYSTQSYTGYEPTSMRAIRARYNPYVQARSRIDQLKRLGHSVDKVEFILMGGTFMSLPSEYRDYFIRNLHDALSGHTSVNVQEAVSYSEHSAVKCIGMTIETRPDYCLGPHLRQMLSYGCTRLEIGVQSTYEDVARDTNRGHTVAAVADCFCLAKDAGFKVVAHMMPDLPNVGIERDLESFKEFFESPSFRADGLKIYPTLVIRGTGLYELWKTGRYRNYPPEQLVDIVARLLAMVPPWTRVYRVQRDIPMPLVTSGVEKGNLRELALARMDDLGLKCRDVRTREAGIQDIHNKIRPDEVELVRRDYTANEGWETFISYEDTRQDILVGLLRLRKCGKNVTCPELMGKCSIVRELHVYGTAVPVHGRDSDKLQHQGYGTLLMEEAERIARMEHRSTKIGVISGVGTRHYYRKLGYELEGPYMVKSLVF from the exons ATGGCGGCGACAGCGACGGCGGAGACCAGGCGGATGCCTAAGCCAGGACGTGGAGGAGTTGTATCTCTCGGTCTCAGCGAAGAAGAAGCTCGAGTACGAGCCATAGCTGAGATCGTCAACAATATGGTTGAACTCTCTCGCACCGGCGAAAACGTCGATCTCAACGCCCTCAAATCAGCAGCTTGCCGAAAATACGGCCTGTCTCGCGCTCCCAAACTGGTAGAGATGATAGCCGCTCTGCCTGAATCTGAAAGAGAATCTCTCCTCCCAAAGCTCCGTGCAAAACCTGTACGAACTGCCTCAGGAATTGCCGTGGTAGCGGTTATGTCGAAGCCGCATCGTTGTCCTCATATCGCTACTACTGGTAATATTTGCGTCTATTGTCCTGGTGGACCTGATTCGGATTTCGAATACAGTACGCAGTCTTACACAGGTTACGAACCTACCAGCATGCGCGCTATTCGTGCAAG ATATAATCCCTATGTTCAAGCAAGAAGCAGGATAGATCAACTGAAGCGATTAGGTCATAGTGTAGATAAG GTTGAGTTCATCTTGATGGGAGGTACTTTTATGTCATTGCCATCAGAGTATCGCGATTATTTTATTCGAAATCTTCACGATGCATTATCGGGACATACATCTGTTAATGTTCAAGAAGCAGTATCCTACTCGGAGCACAGTGCTGTAAAATGTATTGGAATGACTATTGAAAC GAGACCAGACTATTGCCTTGGACCACATTTGAGACAAATGCTTTCATATGGCTGCACAAGACTGGAAATTGGAGTTCAAAGCACTTATGAGGATGTTGCTAGGGATACCAACAGAGGTCATACAGTAGCTGCTGTAGCTGATTGCTTCTGTTTGGCGAAGGATGCTGGCTTCAAG GTTGTTGCTCATATGATGCCTGATCTTCCAAATGTTGGAATTGAAAGGGACTTGGAGAGCTTTAAAGAATTCTTTGAAAGTCCATCATTCAGAGCAGACGGACTTAAAATTTATCCTACACTTGTGATTCGTGGAACTGGGCTCTATGAGCTATGGAAAACTGGCAG ATACAGAAATTATCCGCCTGAGCAACTTGTGGACATTGTGGCAAGGCTTCTAGCCATGGTTCCACCATGGACACGTGTTTATAGAGTTCAGAGAGATATTCCTATGCCACTCGTTACTTCAGGAGTGGAGAAAGGGAATCTTCGTGAACTTGCTCTAGCTCGGATGGATGACTTAGGCTTAAAATGCAGGGATGTTAGGACAAGGGAAGCTGGGATCCAg GACATTCATAACAAAATAAGGCCAGATGAAGTTGAACTTGTTCGACGTGATTACACAGCAAATGAAGGCTGGGAAACTTTCATTTCATACGAAGATACACGCCAG GATATTCTTGTCGGGCTATTGAGATTGCGCAAATGTGGCAAAAATGTTACCTGTCCAGAACTAATGGGAAAGTGTTCAATTGTTCGTGAGCTCCATGTATATGGGACAGCAGTCCCAGTTCACGGCCGTGATTCTGATAAATTGCAACATCAG GGCTACGGTACCCTCCTAATGGAAGAAGCTGAGAGAATTGCTCGAATGGAACATCGGTCAACGAAGATTGGCGTCATTTCAGGCGTAGGAACTCGACATTACTATAGGAAGTTGGGATATGAACTTGAAGGCCCTTACATGGTCAAATCTCTTGTATTCTAA
- the LOC124918380 gene encoding B3 domain-containing protein Os02g0598200-like isoform X2, whose amino-acid sequence MSSKPCEECNQKCKLHQGNSPNVPDIISFFKVMFDTDSSKILFLPPKVARKVTNLVDKEIQLEDVNKQICKVVLSIVDGKLAFQEGWNDFWKKHNLKIGDLLVFKLKQPCRFLIKVFDQSGCPKLIFSKNDSNKRKRPNDPQAHTSSAPSKKRNSAMDETNVSIPVDKNTVAASGTKLSDDVIFMLYRDAAGHNEDVDQRISLFDLSSFEQQKSSTAIEQQAKKDATTVVGPCSKLSVAVKTSRLIDNNTDKAAIPANANYSKKLEECKKTPSIDTLRGNALTSRLIGDNTNNAAIPAKANYSKKLEESNKKPSSSTFPATANNSIKLEVCNKTPSRSTIPSNNSKKLEECNKTPSRSTIPNNSKKLEECNKTPLKSTDTLRGNAQTRKEDPVQAIDNNIVTGEDKNEVFRVPVKREPESSSRRLEELPIPTKEEGKQIKLRGFDGKLWPVFYTNTNTMGNGWNEFTEANNIGPNEFCVFKSDSNPDIYSLWRGGFTMSK is encoded by the exons ATGAGTAGTAAACCATGTGAAGAATGCAATCAGAAATGTAAACTACATCAAGGAAACTCCCCAAATGTACCTGATATTATCTCCTTTTTCAAAGTGATGTTCGATACTGATTCCTCAAAAATTCTG TTCCTGCCCCCTAAAGTTGCTAGAAAAGTCACGAACTTGGTTGATAAGGAAATTCAGCTTGAAGACGTCAACAAACAAATCTGTAAGGTGGTATTATCCATTGTTGATGGAAAATTGGCATTTCAAGAGGGATGGAATGATTTTTGGAAAAAACATAACCTGAAAATTGGCGATTTACTagttttcaagttgaaacagCCTTGTCGTTTCTTAATCAAAGTTTTCGATCAAAGTGGTTGTCCTAAACTTATCTTCTCAAAAAACGACTCTAATAAAAGGAAAAGACCTAACGATCCTCAAGCCCATACAAGTAGTGCTCCCTCGAAAAAGCGTAATTCAGCAATGGACGAAACCAATGTGAGTATCCCGGTTGATAAAAACACTGTTGCTGCTTCTGGAACTAAGTTATCAGATGACGTGATTTTTATGCTATATCGAGATGCTGCTGGACACAATGAAGATGTTGATCAAAGAATCTCCTTATTTGACTTATCGAGTTTCGAGCAACAGAAAAGTTCTACTGCAATTGAACAACAAGCTAAAAAAGATGCCACCACAGTTGTTGGGCCATGTAGTAAGCTATCTGTTGCTGTAAAGACTTCGAGACTTATTGACAATAATACTGATAAGGCAGCAATTCCCGCAAATGCGAATTATTCGAAAAAACTAGAGGAATGCAAAAAGACTCCTTCGA TTGACACTTTACGAGGCAATGCTTTGACTTCGAGACTTATTGGCGATAATACTAATAATGCAGCAATTCCCGCAAAGGCGAATTATTCAAAGAAGCTAGAGGAATCCAACAAGAAGCCTTCAAGTTCGA CATTTCCCGCAACTGCGAATAATTCAATAAAGCTAGAGGTATGCAACAAGACACCTTCGAGATCGA CAATTCCCTCAAATAATTCGAAGAAGCTAGAGGAATGCAACAAGACGCCTTCAAGATCGA CAATTCCGAATAATTCAAAGAAGCTAGAGGAATGCAACAAGACGCCTTTGAAATCGA CTGACACTTTACGAGGCAATGCTCAGACCCGCAAAGAAGATCCTGTTCAGGCAATTGACAATAATATTGTAACAG GGGAGGATAAAAATGAAGTTTTTAGGGTGCCAGTGAAAAGAGAACCCGAG AGTTCATCGAGGAGGCTGGAAGAACTTCCGATTCCTACCAAGGAGGAAGGGAAGCAGATTAAGCTGAGAGGATTCGATGGTAAACTATGGCCTGTGTTTTATACAAATACCAATACTATGGGAAATGGATGGAATGAATTTACGGAGGCAAATAACATCGGACCTAatgaattttgtgttttcaAATCCGATAGTAATCCCGATATCTATAGTTTGTGGCGCGGCGGTTTTACCATGTCGAAATga
- the LOC124918380 gene encoding uncharacterized protein LOC124918380 isoform X4, translating to MSSKPCEECNQKCKLHQGNSPNVPDIISFFKVMFDTDSSKILFLPPKVARKVTNLVDKEIQLEDVNKQICKVVLSIVDGKLAFQEGWNDFWKKHNLKIGDLLVFKLKQPCRFLIKVFDQSGCPKLIFSKNDSNKRKRPNDPQAHTSSAPSKKRNSAMDETNVSIPVDKNTVAASGTKLSDDVIFMLYRDAAGHNEDVDQRISLFDLSSFEQQKSSTAIEQQAKKDATTVVGPCSKLSVAVKTSRLIDNNTDKAAIPANANYSKKLEECKKTPSTIPAKANYSKKLEESNKKPSSSTFPATANNSIKLEVCNKTPSRSTIPSNNSKKLEECNKTPSRSTIPNNSKKLEECNKTPLKSTDTLRGNAQTRKEDPVQAIDNNIVTGEDKNEVFRVPVKREPESSSRRLEELPIPTKEEGKQIKLRGFDGKLWPVFYTNTNTMGNGWNEFTEANNIGPNEFCVFKSDSNPDIYSLWRGGFTMSK from the exons ATGAGTAGTAAACCATGTGAAGAATGCAATCAGAAATGTAAACTACATCAAGGAAACTCCCCAAATGTACCTGATATTATCTCCTTTTTCAAAGTGATGTTCGATACTGATTCCTCAAAAATTCTG TTCCTGCCCCCTAAAGTTGCTAGAAAAGTCACGAACTTGGTTGATAAGGAAATTCAGCTTGAAGACGTCAACAAACAAATCTGTAAGGTGGTATTATCCATTGTTGATGGAAAATTGGCATTTCAAGAGGGATGGAATGATTTTTGGAAAAAACATAACCTGAAAATTGGCGATTTACTagttttcaagttgaaacagCCTTGTCGTTTCTTAATCAAAGTTTTCGATCAAAGTGGTTGTCCTAAACTTATCTTCTCAAAAAACGACTCTAATAAAAGGAAAAGACCTAACGATCCTCAAGCCCATACAAGTAGTGCTCCCTCGAAAAAGCGTAATTCAGCAATGGACGAAACCAATGTGAGTATCCCGGTTGATAAAAACACTGTTGCTGCTTCTGGAACTAAGTTATCAGATGACGTGATTTTTATGCTATATCGAGATGCTGCTGGACACAATGAAGATGTTGATCAAAGAATCTCCTTATTTGACTTATCGAGTTTCGAGCAACAGAAAAGTTCTACTGCAATTGAACAACAAGCTAAAAAAGATGCCACCACAGTTGTTGGGCCATGTAGTAAGCTATCTGTTGCTGTAAAGACTTCGAGACTTATTGACAATAATACTGATAAGGCAGCAATTCCCGCAAATGCGAATTATTCGAAAAAACTAGAGGAATGCAAAAAGACTCCTTCGA CAATTCCCGCAAAGGCGAATTATTCAAAGAAGCTAGAGGAATCCAACAAGAAGCCTTCAAGTTCGA CATTTCCCGCAACTGCGAATAATTCAATAAAGCTAGAGGTATGCAACAAGACACCTTCGAGATCGA CAATTCCCTCAAATAATTCGAAGAAGCTAGAGGAATGCAACAAGACGCCTTCAAGATCGA CAATTCCGAATAATTCAAAGAAGCTAGAGGAATGCAACAAGACGCCTTTGAAATCGA CTGACACTTTACGAGGCAATGCTCAGACCCGCAAAGAAGATCCTGTTCAGGCAATTGACAATAATATTGTAACAG GGGAGGATAAAAATGAAGTTTTTAGGGTGCCAGTGAAAAGAGAACCCGAG AGTTCATCGAGGAGGCTGGAAGAACTTCCGATTCCTACCAAGGAGGAAGGGAAGCAGATTAAGCTGAGAGGATTCGATGGTAAACTATGGCCTGTGTTTTATACAAATACCAATACTATGGGAAATGGATGGAATGAATTTACGGAGGCAAATAACATCGGACCTAatgaattttgtgttttcaAATCCGATAGTAATCCCGATATCTATAGTTTGTGGCGCGGCGGTTTTACCATGTCGAAATga
- the LOC124918380 gene encoding B3 domain-containing protein Os02g0598200-like isoform X1, which produces MSSKPCEECNQKCKLHQGNSPNVPDIISFFKVMFDTDSSKILFLPPKVARKVTNLVDKEIQLEDVNKQICKVVLSIVDGKLAFQEGWNDFWKKHNLKIGDLLVFKLKQPCRFLIKVFDQSGCPKLIFSKNDSNKRKRPNDPQAHTSSAPSKKRNSAMDETNVSIPVDKNTVAASGTKLSDDVIFMLYRDAAGHNEDVDQRISLFDLSSFEQQKSSTAIEQQAKKDATTVVGPCSKLSVAVKTSRLIDNNTDKAAIPANANYSKKLEECKKTPSIDTLRGNALTSRLIGDNTNNAAIPAKANYSKKLEESNKKPSSSTFPATANNSIKLEVCNKTPSRSIDTLRGNALTSRLIGNNNDNAAIPSNNSKKLEECNKTPSRSTIPNNSKKLEECNKTPLKSTDTLRGNAQTRKEDPVQAIDNNIVTGEDKNEVFRVPVKREPESSSRRLEELPIPTKEEGKQIKLRGFDGKLWPVFYTNTNTMGNGWNEFTEANNIGPNEFCVFKSDSNPDIYSLWRGGFTMSK; this is translated from the exons ATGAGTAGTAAACCATGTGAAGAATGCAATCAGAAATGTAAACTACATCAAGGAAACTCCCCAAATGTACCTGATATTATCTCCTTTTTCAAAGTGATGTTCGATACTGATTCCTCAAAAATTCTG TTCCTGCCCCCTAAAGTTGCTAGAAAAGTCACGAACTTGGTTGATAAGGAAATTCAGCTTGAAGACGTCAACAAACAAATCTGTAAGGTGGTATTATCCATTGTTGATGGAAAATTGGCATTTCAAGAGGGATGGAATGATTTTTGGAAAAAACATAACCTGAAAATTGGCGATTTACTagttttcaagttgaaacagCCTTGTCGTTTCTTAATCAAAGTTTTCGATCAAAGTGGTTGTCCTAAACTTATCTTCTCAAAAAACGACTCTAATAAAAGGAAAAGACCTAACGATCCTCAAGCCCATACAAGTAGTGCTCCCTCGAAAAAGCGTAATTCAGCAATGGACGAAACCAATGTGAGTATCCCGGTTGATAAAAACACTGTTGCTGCTTCTGGAACTAAGTTATCAGATGACGTGATTTTTATGCTATATCGAGATGCTGCTGGACACAATGAAGATGTTGATCAAAGAATCTCCTTATTTGACTTATCGAGTTTCGAGCAACAGAAAAGTTCTACTGCAATTGAACAACAAGCTAAAAAAGATGCCACCACAGTTGTTGGGCCATGTAGTAAGCTATCTGTTGCTGTAAAGACTTCGAGACTTATTGACAATAATACTGATAAGGCAGCAATTCCCGCAAATGCGAATTATTCGAAAAAACTAGAGGAATGCAAAAAGACTCCTTCGA TTGACACTTTACGAGGCAATGCTTTGACTTCGAGACTTATTGGCGATAATACTAATAATGCAGCAATTCCCGCAAAGGCGAATTATTCAAAGAAGCTAGAGGAATCCAACAAGAAGCCTTCAAGTTCGA CATTTCCCGCAACTGCGAATAATTCAATAAAGCTAGAGGTATGCAACAAGACACCTTCGAGATCGA TTGACACTTTACGAGGCAATGCTCTGACTTCGAGACTTATTGgcaataataatgataatgcAGCAATTCCCTCAAATAATTCGAAGAAGCTAGAGGAATGCAACAAGACGCCTTCAAGATCGA CAATTCCGAATAATTCAAAGAAGCTAGAGGAATGCAACAAGACGCCTTTGAAATCGA CTGACACTTTACGAGGCAATGCTCAGACCCGCAAAGAAGATCCTGTTCAGGCAATTGACAATAATATTGTAACAG GGGAGGATAAAAATGAAGTTTTTAGGGTGCCAGTGAAAAGAGAACCCGAG AGTTCATCGAGGAGGCTGGAAGAACTTCCGATTCCTACCAAGGAGGAAGGGAAGCAGATTAAGCTGAGAGGATTCGATGGTAAACTATGGCCTGTGTTTTATACAAATACCAATACTATGGGAAATGGATGGAATGAATTTACGGAGGCAAATAACATCGGACCTAatgaattttgtgttttcaAATCCGATAGTAATCCCGATATCTATAGTTTGTGGCGCGGCGGTTTTACCATGTCGAAATga